A window of Lacibacter sediminis contains these coding sequences:
- a CDS encoding AraC family transcriptional regulator, whose amino-acid sequence MKAELEKIVPGNDKPVLVAYPMSLPYLEFYWHHHPEYELTFKINVSGKRIVGDSYEEFEPGDLVLIGPDLPHTWVSDKKVKDKSCDFVVIQFSGSLFNSFTGLPEFENIKRLLQSCRHGLHFKNSKPFKDLILSLPGKSGVEKITGLIDLLNQLSQQKGRKLASAEYDISQAKNSEPRINKVCTYVEQNFAKPITINDAASIINISPSAFCKFFKRATGKTFSDYVNDLRVGYACYQLIETDKQISSIARSAGFESLTYFNRVFARKKHSTPREFRNEAVY is encoded by the coding sequence ATGAAAGCAGAACTCGAGAAAATTGTTCCCGGCAATGATAAGCCCGTATTGGTAGCTTATCCTATGAGCCTGCCCTACCTTGAGTTTTACTGGCATCATCACCCCGAATATGAACTCACGTTTAAGATCAACGTTTCGGGCAAACGCATCGTGGGTGACAGTTATGAGGAATTTGAACCAGGGGATCTGGTGCTGATCGGGCCCGACCTGCCACATACATGGGTATCGGATAAAAAAGTGAAGGATAAATCCTGCGATTTTGTGGTGATCCAGTTTTCGGGCTCCCTGTTCAACAGCTTTACCGGTTTACCGGAATTCGAAAACATCAAGCGGCTGTTACAAAGCTGCCGGCACGGACTTCATTTTAAAAACAGCAAACCTTTTAAAGATTTAATACTGTCACTACCCGGTAAATCCGGTGTTGAAAAAATTACAGGGCTGATCGATCTCCTGAATCAGTTATCGCAACAAAAAGGAAGAAAACTGGCATCAGCTGAGTATGATATCTCCCAAGCTAAAAACAGCGAGCCTCGTATTAATAAGGTATGTACGTATGTTGAACAGAATTTTGCGAAGCCAATTACCATTAATGATGCAGCTTCCATCATCAACATTTCACCCAGTGCATTTTGTAAGTTTTTCAAACGAGCGACAGGTAAAACATTTTCAGATTATGTGAACGATCTGCGTGTGGGCTATGCCTGTTATCAATTAATTGAAACGGATAAACAGATCTCTTCTATTGCACGCAGTGCTGGTTTTGAATCGCTCACTTATTTCAACCGTGTGTTTGCACGAAAGAAACACAGTACGCCAAGAGAATTCAGGAACGAAGCTGTTTATTAA
- a CDS encoding amidohydrolase, which produces MIRLFLLFAVTIVFSQCNSKTEVDTLLINGTVYTIDSAFSKTEAVAVKDGKIVATGTTADLQKTFSAKEVIDLQGKFLYPGFIDAHAHFYRYGLGLRTADLTGTTSWNDCLNWLKKHAAEHSLQKGEWLIGRGWDQNDWEVKEFPVNDSLNQLFPDNPVLLTRVDGHAAVVNDPALQQAGISAQTKLTGGDIFIANGKPTGVLIDNAIDLVSAKIPAATAEQITEGLLAAQKNCFAAGLTSIVDCGLDYTDVLNIEKANNSGALKMRMYVMLSDAKKNYEAIFERGKIKTDRLNVHSFKVYGDGALGSRGACLLEPYADKPGHKGFLLSNPEHFDSVAALLYAKGFQMCTHAIGDSGNRTILNIYGKYLKETNDLRWRIEHAQVVNENDFNLFGKYSIVPSVQPTHATSDMYWAEQRLGPKRVKGAYAFNDLLKQNGWIPLGTDFPVEDIDPLKTFYAAVFRRDAKGWPEQGYQTENALSREATLRGMTIWAARSNFEEAEKGSIEKGKFADFVLLDNDLMTATFEQVLKTTVLKTICGGETVFSKN; this is translated from the coding sequence ATGATCCGACTGTTTCTTCTTTTTGCCGTAACGATTGTGTTTTCACAATGTAATTCCAAAACTGAAGTTGATACTCTGCTTATCAATGGAACAGTGTACACGATCGATTCTGCTTTCTCCAAAACTGAAGCAGTGGCTGTAAAGGATGGAAAGATCGTTGCTACGGGCACAACTGCTGATCTGCAAAAAACATTCAGCGCCAAAGAAGTGATCGATCTGCAAGGGAAATTTTTATACCCGGGCTTTATTGACGCACATGCGCATTTCTACCGTTACGGGCTTGGATTGCGTACAGCTGATCTTACGGGCACTACCAGTTGGAATGACTGTTTGAACTGGTTAAAAAAACACGCTGCCGAACACAGTTTGCAAAAAGGTGAATGGCTGATTGGAAGAGGTTGGGATCAAAACGATTGGGAGGTGAAAGAATTTCCCGTGAATGATTCGTTGAATCAATTATTTCCTGATAACCCTGTTTTGCTGACAAGGGTTGATGGACATGCTGCAGTTGTGAATGATCCAGCATTGCAGCAGGCTGGTATTTCAGCTCAAACCAAATTAACAGGTGGTGATATATTTATTGCAAATGGAAAACCAACGGGTGTGTTGATCGATAATGCAATCGATCTTGTATCAGCAAAAATTCCGGCAGCAACAGCCGAACAAATTACAGAAGGGTTACTGGCAGCGCAGAAGAATTGTTTTGCAGCAGGCTTAACTTCTATTGTTGATTGCGGCTTGGATTATACGGATGTGTTGAATATTGAAAAAGCAAATAATAGTGGTGCACTGAAGATGCGCATGTATGTAATGTTGAGCGATGCAAAGAAGAATTATGAGGCCATTTTTGAACGTGGTAAAATAAAAACTGATCGCTTGAATGTTCACAGCTTTAAAGTGTATGGTGATGGTGCTCTTGGTTCAAGAGGCGCCTGTTTGCTCGAGCCATATGCAGATAAACCCGGACATAAGGGTTTCTTATTAAGCAATCCAGAACATTTTGATTCAGTTGCAGCACTCTTGTATGCAAAAGGTTTTCAGATGTGTACACATGCGATTGGCGACAGCGGTAACCGAACCATCCTTAACATTTATGGTAAGTATTTAAAAGAAACCAACGATCTGCGTTGGCGTATTGAACATGCACAGGTGGTGAATGAAAATGATTTCAACCTGTTTGGTAAGTATAGTATTGTACCAAGTGTACAGCCCACTCATGCAACCAGTGATATGTATTGGGCAGAGCAACGTTTGGGACCCAAGCGTGTAAAAGGCGCTTATGCATTTAATGATCTGTTGAAACAAAATGGCTGGATTCCATTGGGAACAGATTTCCCGGTTGAAGATATTGATCCACTCAAAACATTTTACGCAGCGGTGTTTCGTAGAGATGCAAAAGGATGGCCTGAGCAAGGTTATCAAACAGAGAATGCTTTGTCAAGAGAAGCTACATTGCGAGGCATGACCATTTGGGCCGCACGTTCAAATTTTGAAGAAGCTGAGAAAGGAAGTATTGAGAAAGGAAAGTTTGCAGATTTTGTGTTGCTTGATAACGATTTGATGACAGCAACATTTGAGCAGGTGTTGAAAACAACCGTGCTCAAAACTATTTGCGGAGGCGAAACGGTATTCAGCAAAAATTAA